DNA from Candidatus Thermoplasmatota archaeon:
ATGGGCGCGTTCTACCTCTTCGCCTCGTAGCGGACGCGCTCATCGAGGCTAGGAATCCAGTTGGGGCGCTCCTCCTATTGAGGACTTGGCAAGAGATACGCACAGCCTCGTGAATCTTGCGTCAGAAGTCCTTTCCCGAGATGTACTGACAGAAGCCGTAGCCGATGGGGCCTTCCTTGGTCGTCTCGCACGGGAACTCGGGGCACTCGAAGCAGAGGTCGATTCCCTTGTTGTGTGCGCAAGTGCTGATCTTGCAGAAGGGATTCTCCTTTGGCACGCAGCCGTCCTCCCCGTTCGGACACTTCCCGCTCACCCTCCTCGGGCACTTCTCGCACGCGACCCCGCAGATGCCTATCTTCACGCTAGCCACCTTGCACCTTGAAGACAGGGCGACTACAAGAAATCATCCTCCCTCTCGTCCTGCTGGTTCCTTGCAGCTCCTCCGCAGGTTTCTTGCGACATCCTAGGGACTTACCAGGGACATACTTGCTACATCCTTGCTCCTCCCTTGCTTGATCCTTGCAGGTTTCTTGCTTGATCCTTGCTCCTTCCTTGCAGGATCCTTGCTGAAACCTTGCTCCTCCCTTGCTCCTCGCTGCTCCTCCCTGCTCCTCGAAGCGGATCCTCCGTGGAAAGCTCAGATAGGGCATGAACGCACTGCGGCCCGCCAAAATGCCTGGAGGACTCCACTATCTTGATGGGAAATCGTAATGTGCGGGCAGGACTATCCCTTTCCCGCGGAGAACGGATATGGTAGGGAACGAAGGCGAGGCCGCAACCGAACCTGCAAGACAGCCCGTGCAAGTGCTTGTGCATCCCCTGAGGCTTGTCGGCTGGGACTGGGAGTTCCTGTTGCTCAGGCGCCTGCCCAGCCGAGGCGGCTTCTGGCAGGGAGTCACCGGAGGAGTGGAGGGACAGGAGAGTCTCGCGGATGCCGCACGGCGCGAGCTGATCGAGGAGACCCGTCTCCAACCCATCGTGCTCCAGAGCATCGACCACTCCTGTTCGTACCCCATGGACGAAGGGCTGCGGCAGTCGCATCCCGAGGTCAATGAAATCGAGGAGCATGTCTTCTTCGCACAGGTGGATGGCGGGTCTGATCCGCTCATCGATCCCGAGGAGCATGACAGATTCATCTGGTGCCGCTTGGAGGAGGCAATCGAGCTGCTCCACTGGCCAGAGAACAAGGACGCGCTCACTCGTGTGGAAGAGCATTTGAGGCGACACAGAGCGCGGCATGAGAGGTGACGTTCATGGAGATCGTTGACCTGGACAAGGAACTGGAAGCGAGGTTCCTGGAGCACGTGCGGGGCAACCCGCTCGAATACTACTTCTACATACTCGATTGGCAGTTCAACCGCGAGGACTCGAAGTTCCTGATCGCACGGGAGGGCGAGGACATCCGCGGGATCATGCTCACCTATAAGACCTTCGTCGCCCAGTTCAGGGGCAGCCGTGAGGCAGTGGAGGCTCTCTTCCCGCATCTCGAGCTCCGCAAGACGGACATCATCGTCCCGCTCGGCATGGAGGACATCCCGCTAAGGACATACGAGCCGACCGAGCAGCACGAGCTTGTCCTGATGCACCTCGGTAAGGGGAACGAGAAGCTGGTGAGGACCCGCGAGACGGTCCAGCCTTCCGCTGATGACGCAGAGGCCATCGCAAGACTGATGAGAGACACCCTACCCGAGTTCTGGGGAGAGGAGACCGGAGAGAAGATCAGGGAATCCATGGAGAAGGCCTTCTGGCTCGTCGCCAAGGATGGTGACAAGATCGTCTCAGTGGGCAACACCTTCTTCGCCGACTTCGGCAGCAACATCGGAGTCGTCACCACGCACGAGGCCTACAGGAACAAGGGCTACGCGACTTCCATCGTCTCTTCATTGGCCGAGGAGATATTCCAGCGAAATGACAAGGCACTCATTCACGTCTTCGCGGACAACCATTCAGCGATGCATACGTACCGAAAGGTCGGGTTCAGGCCCTTCAACTCGTACGTGCTCATCAAGGGCCAGAGGAGGTAGCCCGGCGGTCGCGCTAGATGTCCCTTTTCCTGAAGGAGAAGTACGCCAGGATCACGGCTAGCTCGATCCACAGAATCTGCACCATGACCGCGAACGTCGTGGTCATGAAGAACGGGATGTCGAAGCTGAAGCCGAAGACCTGCTCAATCCCGAAAGCCGACATGACGGCGAGCTGGTACAGATCGGTGGGGCTGATGACGATAGATGCGTATAGCCAATCCGGAAATGGTACCGCGCCCGTCATCAAGCCCTGAATGTCCCCGCCGGTGGCCATGTAGACGCCGAAGATGATCATCCCGTATATCATCGACCAGAAGACCAGGACCACGCCCATGCCAAGGGCTCTGGCGCGGCTTTTCGCGATCGTCGAGAAGAGCACGGCCATGCTCAGATAGAGAAAGCCGGACAGCATGGTAAGCCCGATGAAGCTCAGGTAGGCGACTCCCGACTCCGCTCCGACCGTAGCAGCGATCAGAATGCCGGCGGCGCCGAAACCGACCACTGTTGAGACGATGATCACGGACCCGAGGCCGATCAGTTTGCCG
Protein-coding regions in this window:
- a CDS encoding NUDIX pyrophosphatase yields the protein MVGNEGEAATEPARQPVQVLVHPLRLVGWDWEFLLLRRLPSRGGFWQGVTGGVEGQESLADAARRELIEETRLQPIVLQSIDHSCSYPMDEGLRQSHPEVNEIEEHVFFAQVDGGSDPLIDPEEHDRFIWCRLEEAIELLHWPENKDALTRVEEHLRRHRARHER
- a CDS encoding GNAT family N-acetyltransferase, whose translation is MEIVDLDKELEARFLEHVRGNPLEYYFYILDWQFNREDSKFLIAREGEDIRGIMLTYKTFVAQFRGSREAVEALFPHLELRKTDIIVPLGMEDIPLRTYEPTEQHELVLMHLGKGNEKLVRTRETVQPSADDAEAIARLMRDTLPEFWGEETGEKIRESMEKAFWLVAKDGDKIVSVGNTFFADFGSNIGVVTTHEAYRNKGYATSIVSSLAEEIFQRNDKALIHVFADNHSAMHTYRKVGFRPFNSYVLIKGQRR
- a CDS encoding ABC transporter permease, which produces MTGISLKAIYSVAKKEFADNVRNRWIVALTVIFAILTLLASYVAGAQTGGGSVLGGMEETVMSLLSIAAIFIPLIAVMLGYASIAGECENGSMGVLLSYPIRRGEVLVGKLIGLGSVIIVSTVVGFGAAGILIAATVGAESGVAYLSFIGLTMLSGFLYLSMAVLFSTIAKSRARALGMGVVLVFWSMIYGMIIFGVYMATGGDIQGLMTGAVPFPDWLYASIVISPTDLYQLAVMSAFGIEQVFGFSFDIPFFMTTTFAVMVQILWIELAVILAYFSFRKRDI
- a CDS encoding DUF3795 domain-containing protein — translated: MKIGICGVACEKCPRRVSGKCPNGEDGCVPKENPFCKISTCAHNKGIDLCFECPEFPCETTKEGPIGYGFCQYISGKDF